A region from the Medicago truncatula cultivar Jemalong A17 chromosome 6, MtrunA17r5.0-ANR, whole genome shotgun sequence genome encodes:
- the LOC11422085 gene encoding plant UBX domain-containing protein 1 isoform X2, protein MVVDLSPRSSKRRRITNPYSMDKIAEMHEKFGREIRVFETMSLSASPNDAANKEETEEFYEFTAEDYYKILATKKEDNFLKTRKLRDADLAARRSRITKAVIRVRFPDNHTLEATFHPSETIQSLIDLLKKVIAQPEKPFYLYTTPPKKLVKDISQDFYTVGFCPGAIVYFSYDVSKGDSSDDGPYLPEEVMSLKGLNFSDDKGQSSNPAQSEPVSAEPVVQPPAEERKPAEKKLVKPKWLKM, encoded by the exons ATGGTAGTTGATCTCTCTCCTCGATCATCCAAACGAAGAAGAATCACCAACCCTTATTCAATG GACAAAATTGCAGAGATGCATGAAAAATTTGGACGCGAAATTCGTGTTTTTGAAACAATGTCACTTTCTGCATCACCAAATGATGCAGCAAACAAAG AGGAGACAGAAGAGTTCTATGAGTTTACTGCTGAAGATTATTACAAAATCTTGGCTACGAAAAAGGAAG ATAATTTCCTGAAGACTCGAAAACTTCGAGATGCAGATCTGGCAGCTCGCAGGTCCAGAATAACAAAG GCTGTAATTAGAGTTCGCTTCCCTGATAATCACACACTGGAAGCTACCTTCCATCCATCAGAAACCATTCAGAGTTTAATTGATCTCCTCAAGAAAGTGATTGCACAACCAGAGAAGCCATTTTATTTAT ATACTACTCCACCTAAGAAGCTGGTCAAAGATATTTCCCAGGATTTCTATACTGTTGGATTTTGCCCTGGTGCCATTGTGTACTTCTCATATGATGTTTCAAAAG GTGATAGCAGCGACGATGGCCCTTACCTACCTGAAGAGGTCATGTctttgaaaggtttgaatttcTCTGACGATAAAGGCCAGTCGTCAAATCCTGCACAGTCTGAGCCGGTGTCTGCTGAGCCTGTCGTGCAACCTCCTGCTGAAGAGAGAAAACCGGCGGAGAAAAAACTTGTCAAGCCAAAGTGGTTGAAAATGTGA
- the LOC11422085 gene encoding plant UBX domain-containing protein 1 isoform X1 yields MVVDLSPRSSKRRRITNPYSMDKIAEMHEKFGREIRVFETMSLSASPNDAANKEEETEEFYEFTAEDYYKILATKKEDNFLKTRKLRDADLAARRSRITKAVIRVRFPDNHTLEATFHPSETIQSLIDLLKKVIAQPEKPFYLYTTPPKKLVKDISQDFYTVGFCPGAIVYFSYDVSKGDSSDDGPYLPEEVMSLKGLNFSDDKGQSSNPAQSEPVSAEPVVQPPAEERKPAEKKLVKPKWLKM; encoded by the exons ATGGTAGTTGATCTCTCTCCTCGATCATCCAAACGAAGAAGAATCACCAACCCTTATTCAATG GACAAAATTGCAGAGATGCATGAAAAATTTGGACGCGAAATTCGTGTTTTTGAAACAATGTCACTTTCTGCATCACCAAATGATGCAGCAAACAAAG AAGAGGAGACAGAAGAGTTCTATGAGTTTACTGCTGAAGATTATTACAAAATCTTGGCTACGAAAAAGGAAG ATAATTTCCTGAAGACTCGAAAACTTCGAGATGCAGATCTGGCAGCTCGCAGGTCCAGAATAACAAAG GCTGTAATTAGAGTTCGCTTCCCTGATAATCACACACTGGAAGCTACCTTCCATCCATCAGAAACCATTCAGAGTTTAATTGATCTCCTCAAGAAAGTGATTGCACAACCAGAGAAGCCATTTTATTTAT ATACTACTCCACCTAAGAAGCTGGTCAAAGATATTTCCCAGGATTTCTATACTGTTGGATTTTGCCCTGGTGCCATTGTGTACTTCTCATATGATGTTTCAAAAG GTGATAGCAGCGACGATGGCCCTTACCTACCTGAAGAGGTCATGTctttgaaaggtttgaatttcTCTGACGATAAAGGCCAGTCGTCAAATCCTGCACAGTCTGAGCCGGTGTCTGCTGAGCCTGTCGTGCAACCTCCTGCTGAAGAGAGAAAACCGGCGGAGAAAAAACTTGTCAAGCCAAAGTGGTTGAAAATGTGA
- the LOC120575884 gene encoding lysine histidine transporter 1, with protein MGSLGTEPPNAFNSDPHNQTIEGKSEREKTIENWLPINSQRNAKWWYSSFHNVTAMVGAGVLGLPFSMADLGWGPGLTILFLSWIITLYTLWQMVEMHEMVPGKRFDRYHELGQHAFGEKLGLYIVVPQQLVVEVGVNIVYMVTGGASLRKFHDTVCPSCKNIKLTFFIMIFASAQFVLSHLPDFNSISGVSLVAAAMSFCYSTISWTASAHKGIQKDVHYGSKATTTSGSVFNFFNALGSIAFAYAGHNVVLEIQATIPSTPEKPSKGPMWRGVVVAYIVVALCYFPVAIIGYWVFGNEVKDNILISLEKPAWLIAMANFFVVLHVIGSYQIYAMPVFDMIESFLVKKLNFKPSTILRFLVRNLYVAFTMFIAITFPFFGGLLGFFGGFAFAPTTYFLPCIMWLVIYKPKRFSLSWWTNWICILLGVCIMILAPIGALRSIILEAKTYKFYS; from the exons ATGGGAAGTTTAGGAACTGAACCACCAAATGCTTTCAACTCTGATCCTCACAACCAAACT ATTGAAGGAAAATCAGAGAGggaaaaaacaattgaaaattggCTTCCAATTAACTCTCAAAGGAATGCAAAATGGTGGTACTCTTCTTTTCACAATGTCACTGCCATGGTTGGAGCTGGTGTTCTTGGTCTCCCCTTTTCCATGGCTGATCTTGGATG GGGTCCAGGTTTGACTATACTTTTCTTATCATGGATCATCACTTTGTATACATTGTGGCAAATGGTTGAGATGCATGAAATGGTTCCTGGAAAACGTTTTGATAGATACCATGAACTGGGACAACACGCATTTGGCGAAAAGTTAGGCCTTTATATTGTGGTTCCTCAACAACTTGTAGTAGAAGTTGGAGTGAACATTGTCTACATGGTCACCGGAGGTGCATCTTTGCGGAAGTTCCACGATACAGTGTGTCCAAGTtgcaaaaatatcaaattgacGTTTTTCATTATGATCTTTGCCTCTGCTCAATTTGTATTGTCTCATCTACCTGACTTCAACTCCATTTCTGGTGTATCTTTGGTTGCAGCAGCAATGTCCTTCTG TTACTCTACAATTTCTTGGACTGCTAGTGCACATAAGGGAATACAAAAAGATGTACATTATGGTAGCAAGGCTACAACTACTTCAGGAtcagtttttaatttctttaatgcACTTGGCTCTATTGCGTTTGCCTACGCTGGACACAATGTGGTGTTGGAGATCCAAGCAACAATTCCGTCTACACCTGAGAAACCATCTAAGGGTCCAATGTGGAGAGGCGTTGTTGTTGCCTACATTGTTGTTGCTTTGTGCTACTTCCCTGTTGCTATTATTGGTTATTGGGTGTTTGGCAATGAGGTTAAGGATAACATCCTCATCTCTTTGGAAAAACCAGCTTGGCTTATTGCAATGGCTAACTTTTTTGTCGTTTTACATGTAATTGGAAGCTATCag ATTTATGCAATGCCGGTGTTTGACATGATTGAAAGTTTTTTGGTGaagaaattgaatttcaaaCCAAGTACAATCCTACGTTTTCTTGTGCGTAACTTATATGTGG CATTCACAATGTTCATTGCTATTACCTTCCCATTTTTCGGTGGCCTCCTAGGATTTTTTGGAGGATTTGCTTTTGCTCCAACAACATATTTT CTTCCATGTATCATGTGGCTTGTAATCTACAAACCAAAGAGATTCAGCTTGTCTTGGTGGACTAATTGG ATATGTATTCTTCTTGGGGTATGCATAATGATTTTAGCACCCATTGGAGCATTGAGGAGTATTATACTTGAAGCCAAGACCTACAAATTTTACTCTTAA
- the LOC25481182 gene encoding lysine histidine transporter 1 translates to MVGAGVLGLPYSMAALGWGPGLTILILSWIITLYTLWQMVEMHEMVPGKRFDRYHELGQHAFGEKLGLYIVVPQQLVVEVGVNIVYMVTGGASLRKFHNTVCPSCKNIKLTYFIMIFASAQFVLCHLPNLNSISGVSLVAAVMSICYSTIAWTAGAHKGVIENVQYSRNATTAAESVFNFFNALGSIAFAYAGHNVVLEIQATIPSTPEKPSKGPMWRGVVVAYIVVAVCYFPVAIIGYWMFGNQVKDNVLISLEKPAWLIAISNLFVVLHVIGSYQIFAMPVFDMIESFLVKKMNFKPSAILRFVVRNIYVAFTMFIAITIPFFGGLLGFFGGFAFAPTTYFLPCIMWLTLKKPKRFSLSWWTNWICIVLGLCIMILAPIGALRNIILEAKT, encoded by the exons ATGGTTGGAGCTGGTGTTCTTGGCCTCCCCTATTCCATGGCAGCTCTTGGATG GGGTCCAGGTTTGACTATACTTATCTTATCATGGATCATCACTCTGTATACATTGTGGCAAATGGTTGAGATGCATGAAATGGTTCCTGGAAAACGTTTTGATAGGTACCATGAACTGGGACAACACGCGTTTGGCGAAAAGTTAGGCCTTTATATTGTGGTGCCTCAACAACTTGTAGTAGAAGTTGGGGTGAACATTGTTTACATGGTCACCGGAGGTGCATCACTGCGAAAGTTCCACAATACAGTGTGTCCAAGTtgcaaaaatatcaaattgacATATTTCATTATGATCTTTGCCTCTGCTCAATTTGTATTGTGTCATCTACCAAACTTGAACTCCATTTCTGGTGTATCTTTGGTGGCAGCAGTCATGTCCATTTG TTACTCTACTATTGCTTGGACTGCCGGTGCACACAAGGGAGTAATAGAAAATGTACAATATAGTAGAAACGCTACGACGGCCGCAGAATCAgtctttaatttctttaatgCACTTGGCTCTATCGCGTTTGCCTATGCCGGACACAATGTGGTACTGGAGATCCAAGCAACAATTCCGTCTACACCTGAGAAACCATCTAAGGGTCCAATGTGGAGAGGTGTTGTTGTTGCCTACATTGTTGTTGCTGTGTGCTACTTTCCTGTTGCTATAATTGGTTATTGGATGTTTGGCAATCAAGTTAAGGATAATGTCCTCATCTCTTTGGAAAAACCTGCTTGGCTCATTGCAATATCTAACCTATTTGTTGTTTTACATGTAATTGGAAGCTATCAg ATTTTTGCAATGCCAGTGTTTGACATGATTGAAAGTTTTTTGGTGAAGAAAATGAATTTCAAACCAAGTGCCATCCTACGCTTTGTTGTGCGTAACATATACGTGG CATTCACAATGTTCATTGCTATTACCATTCCCTTTTTTGGTGGCCTATTAGGATTTTTTGGAGGATTTGCTTTTGCTCCAACAACATATTTT CTTCCATGTATCATGTGGCTAACACTCAAGAAACCAAAGAGATTCAGCTTGTCTTGGTGGACTAATTGG ATATGTATTGTTCTTGGCTTATGCATAATGATTTTAGCACCCATTGGAGCATTGAGGAATATTATACTTGAAGCCAAGACCTGA